In the Populus trichocarpa isolate Nisqually-1 chromosome 1, P.trichocarpa_v4.1, whole genome shotgun sequence genome, one interval contains:
- the LOC127904786 gene encoding uncharacterized protein LOC127904786, which produces MDDRSWMYRDSPQGLRRMDYCNGVQGFINFATFIPRNFTRGGIRCPCRKYQNKKYLHPDVVTMHLLHKGFMENYQCWYAHEEVFVSKRRMRERVVGSTSSASNVHETANDNTNPYMNMVMDAMRMNQGNVSQCPIVEEEPNVDTARFFDLLKDSDEPLWDGCTNHGKLSAVAQVFIIKSDHGLSEAGYDKIIEWARSILPEGNMLKENFYAAKSMMKPLGLEY; this is translated from the coding sequence atggatgatcgttcatggatgtatcgagattcaccccaaggattgcggaggatggattattgtaacggggttcagggttttattaatttcgcaacatttattcctagaaattttactagaggcggtattaggtgtccatgcaggaagtatcaaaataaaaagtatctgcatccagatgttgtaacgatgcatcttctacacaaagggtttatggagaattaccagtgttggtatgcacacgaagaagtatttgttagtaagaggagaatgagagaaagggtggttgggtcaacttctagtgctagcaacgtgcatgaaacggcaaatgacaacactaatccttacatgaatatggttatggatgcaatgagaatgaatcaaggtaatgtcagtcaatgtccaattgtagaagaagaacctaatgtagatacagctaggttttttgatttgttgaaagattctgacgaaccattatgggatggctgcacgaaccacggtaaattatcggccgtagcacaggtgttcatcatcaagtcagatcacgggttgagtgaggccgggtatgacaagattattgaatgggcgagaagcattttacctgaagggaacatgctgaaagagaacttctatgctgcgaagtccatgatgaaacccctcggtttagaatactag
- the LOC18095534 gene encoding phenolic glucoside malonyltransferase 1 — protein MASPNPVKILDICEVAAAYDSTKSATETILSPTFFELTYLRFPPSECLCFFKLTDSNPTFFHSVIFPSLKKSLSHALLHFLPIVGSLTWPPESSRPIFVYHPNNDSVSVTLAECNGDFDRLIGNGIHEAVESHPYAPQFVATETRSPLVVLQVTLFPNKGFCIGMAMHHAIFDGKSASMFLRAWAYTCKYIVEKGEAPRLLPAEITPSFEWKSIQDSKGLEEAYINLWATMGKRLESGSDSNPKSVKPLTKLEVQPNLLRATFHLSSEAIKKLRESVLRYHPEATDPTERLHLSTYVLACSYVSICLVKARGGDADREVYFSWSVDCRSRLDPPLPPNHFGDTIVAHHIVSKAGDFMQENGLAIIAEKLSASINGLEKGLLEGSSERFEMLLSLGPEVRLISVAGATGLKFYNTDFGWGNVDKVELTSIDRTGAFSVLDIGNGSDRRTEIGVALKRPEMESFASFFSNGVEVMPLKQI, from the coding sequence ATGGCATCACCGAACCCTGTAAAGATACTTGATATCTGCGAAGTGGCTGCCGCTTATGACTCTACCAAGTCAGCCACCGAAACAATACTCTCTCCTACTTTTTTTGAACTGACATATCTCAGATTTCCCCCATCTGAGTGCCTCTGCTTCTTCAAACTTACTGATTCAAACCCTACCTTCTTTCACTCTGTAATTTTCCCCAGTCTCAAAAAATCACTTTCCCATGCACTCCTCCACTTCCTCCCTATCGTCGGCAGCCTAACATGGCCCCCTGAATCCTCCAGACCCATCTTTGTTTACCATCCTAATAACGATTCCGTTTCAGTTACACTTGCCGAGTGTAATGGTGATTTCGATCGCCTTATAGGCAATGGAATCCATGAAGCTGTTGAATCACATCCTTATGCTCCCCAATTCGTCGCAACTGAAACTAGGTCACCATTAGTGGTTTTACAAGTAACATTATTTCCTAACAAAGGCTTTTGCATTGGTATGGCTATGCACCATGCAATATTTGACGGGAAAAGCGCATCTATGTTCCTCAGAGCTTGGGCTTATACATGCAAATATATTGTCGAAAAAGGTGAAGCCCCACGTTTATTGCCAGCAGAAATCACCCCGAGTTTTGAATGGAAAAGTATCCAAGACTCCAAAGGTTTGGAGGAGGCGTACATTAACTTGTGGGCAACCATGGGGAAACGGTTAGAATCAGGTTCAGACTCGAACCCAAAAAGTGTGAAGCCGTTGACGAAACTTGAAGTGCAACCTAACTTGCTTCGAGCAACCTTTCATTTATCTAGTGAAGCCATTAAGAAGCTTAGAGAAAGTGTGTTGCGTTATCACCCGGAAGCAACAGACCCTACAGAACGACTTCATCTCTCCACTTATGTTCTGGCATGCTCTTATGTATCGATCTGTCTTGTCAAAGCAAGAGGAGGAGATGCCGACAGAGAGGTTTATTTTTCGTGGTCAGTGGATTGTAGAAGTCGTTTAGACCCTCCTCTTCCACCAAATCATTTTGGTGACACTATTGTGGCTCATCACATAGTTTCTAAAGCCGGAGATTTTATGCAGGAAAATGGATTAGCTATTATAGCCGAGAAGCTTAGCGCTTCCATAAACGGATTGGAGAAGGGACTCCTTGAAGGTTCAAGTGAGAGGTTTGAGATGTTGTTAAGTTTGGGACCAGAAGTGCGACTAATTAGTGTTGCTGGAGCGACGGGATTAAAATTTTACAACACTGATTTTGGATGGGGAAATGTCGATAAGGTGGAGCTCACATCCATAGATAGAACTGGAGCGTTTTCAGTGTTGGATATTGGAAATGGAAGTGACCGAAGAACTGAAATTGGCGTGGCTTTGAAGAGGCCTGAAATGGaatcttttgcttcttttttctctaatgGCGTAGAAGTTATGCCTCTCAAGcaaatttaa